Proteins encoded within one genomic window of Companilactobacillus zhachilii:
- the prfA gene encoding peptide chain release factor 1: MDKIFEQLETLLERYQELQELMSDPEVINDTKRYMAYSKEEADMRDVVAAFKRYKELKQSISDSDEILRETDDAEMQAMAKDEMETSKKELDEVEHNITLLMLPKDPNDDKNIIMEIRGAAGGDEASLFAADLLSMYSKYAEKQGWSFDIIDETDTEVGGYKDVAVMITGTSVYSKLKYENGAHRVQRIPATESQGRVHTSTATVAVMPEYDEVDIDIDPKDIRTDVYRSSGAGGQHINKTSSAVRMTHLPTGIVVAMQDQRSQQQNRQKAMQILKSRVYDYYESQNQSEYDEQRKSAVGTGDRSERIRTYNYPQNRVTDHRIGLSLNKLDRIMNGDLEEIIDALIVDDQTKKLEQIQSGEAKLF; this comes from the coding sequence TTGGATAAAATATTTGAACAACTAGAAACATTGCTTGAAAGATATCAAGAGCTTCAAGAACTTATGAGTGATCCTGAAGTTATCAACGATACCAAACGTTATATGGCTTATTCCAAAGAAGAAGCTGATATGCGTGACGTTGTTGCGGCTTTCAAACGATATAAAGAATTGAAACAAAGTATCAGTGACAGTGACGAAATTCTTCGTGAAACTGACGATGCTGAAATGCAAGCTATGGCTAAAGATGAAATGGAGACTTCCAAGAAAGAACTTGATGAAGTTGAACATAACATCACACTTTTGATGCTACCTAAAGACCCTAATGATGATAAAAATATTATCATGGAAATTCGTGGTGCCGCCGGTGGTGATGAAGCTAGTTTATTTGCGGCTGATTTATTGAGTATGTACAGTAAATATGCTGAAAAACAAGGCTGGAGTTTTGATATTATTGATGAAACTGATACCGAAGTTGGTGGCTATAAAGATGTTGCCGTTATGATTACTGGTACTAGTGTCTATTCAAAATTGAAGTATGAAAATGGGGCACATCGTGTTCAACGTATCCCCGCTACTGAATCACAGGGGCGTGTTCATACATCAACTGCAACAGTTGCAGTTATGCCTGAATACGATGAGGTTGATATTGATATTGATCCAAAGGATATCAGAACTGATGTTTATCGTTCATCTGGTGCCGGTGGTCAACATATTAACAAGACTTCATCAGCTGTTCGTATGACCCATTTACCAACAGGTATCGTTGTTGCTATGCAAGACCAACGTTCACAACAACAAAACCGTCAAAAAGCTATGCAAATTTTGAAATCACGTGTTTATGATTACTATGAATCACAAAATCAAAGTGAATACGATGAACAACGCAAGTCAGCTGTTGGTACAGGTGACCGTTCTGAACGTATTAGAACATATAATTATCCACAAAACCGTGTGACAGACCATCGTATTGGTTTGTCATTGAATAAACTTGACCGCATTATGAACGGCGATCTGGAAGAAATCATCGATGCCTTAATCGTTGATGACCAAACCAAGAAGTTGGAGCAAATTCAAAGTGGAGAAGCTAAGTTATTCTAA
- the prmC gene encoding peptide chain release factor N(5)-glutamine methyltransferase produces MTKPRSWSKFKVEKLSYSKALKRAFSMLKDRGKFPEDAQYLMEELSGFNYTQLQLHRNDYVPNDIWRKFRDGLARLMMDEPVQYILGYAYFMNRNFSVNQNVLIPRQDTEEMVQKIIDEHGPKQKSICDIGTGSGIIAVTLGLEFPEDDILATDISEDALQVAELNSDNYQTNNVFFRQSDLFDNIDPQKFDIIVSNPPYISEAEKVDMDASVIKYEPDLALYGQDNGLEFYENITQEINNYLSDDGILYMEFGFRQKNAIKQIFCDNLPNYVVEFHKDISGNYRYLKAKKEM; encoded by the coding sequence ATGACCAAACCAAGAAGTTGGAGCAAATTCAAAGTGGAGAAGCTAAGTTATTCTAAGGCCCTGAAAAGGGCTTTTTCTATGTTAAAGGACCGAGGTAAATTTCCTGAGGACGCACAGTACTTAATGGAAGAATTAAGCGGATTCAATTATACGCAATTACAACTTCATCGAAATGATTATGTTCCAAATGACATTTGGCGAAAATTTCGTGATGGGTTGGCCCGTTTAATGATGGATGAGCCGGTTCAATATATTTTAGGCTATGCATATTTTATGAATCGAAACTTTTCTGTTAATCAAAACGTACTAATTCCGCGCCAAGATACGGAAGAAATGGTTCAAAAAATTATCGATGAGCATGGTCCTAAACAAAAGAGTATTTGTGACATCGGCACAGGCTCTGGCATCATTGCCGTAACGCTTGGATTAGAGTTTCCGGAAGATGATATTTTAGCAACCGATATTTCGGAAGATGCTTTACAGGTAGCTGAACTTAATTCGGACAATTATCAAACAAATAATGTCTTTTTTAGGCAGAGCGATTTGTTTGATAATATTGACCCGCAAAAATTTGATATCATCGTTTCTAATCCGCCCTACATTTCTGAAGCAGAAAAAGTAGATATGGATGCCAGTGTTATTAAATACGAACCAGATTTGGCTTTATACGGTCAAGATAATGGGTTAGAATTCTATGAGAACATTACTCAGGAGATAAATAATTATCTTTCTGATGATGGAATCTTGTATATGGAATTCGGATTTCGACAAAAAAATGCAATAAAACAAATTTTTTGTGATAATTTACCCAATTATGTTGTAGAATTTCATAAAGATATAAGTGGGAATTACCGATATCTAAAAGCTAAAAAGGAGATGTAG